The Sulfurimonas sp. genome includes the window CTTCACAGGAGTAAAACTTTGCTGATGAATCCATCCAAGTTCTAAAAGTATTTTAATCTCTTGTAAATGATCCAGATGTTCAAAACCATCAGCACCATAAAGCTCATTTAAAAGTTCCAAAACCAAAACATCATCTTGACCTTGCATATACTTATTTGCTAAGTTTTGTAACATTAAGGCTTCATTTTCACTACATTTTAGTTGTGAAAATATTTGAGCCTTTTGTATATTTTTGTTTTGTAAAAAATCAACTAATATTTTCAATTATATCCTTAAAATTTATATCCTACACCTGCAGAAACTATAAGTACATTACCATTTGAGAATTCACCATCTAAATTATCGTTTTTAACAGTTCTACTCTCTCTCATAGAATAAAGAACTGATAAACCAACATCTAATTGCTCGTTTATTTGATAACGACCACCTAGAGATATTGCAAGAGAGTTAGAATCTGGAAGTTCAAACCCTATAGTTTTTTCTGGAACTGGTGACTGATCGTAAACCATACCTGCCATTATTGTCATATTTTTTAGTTCTTGAGTAATACCCAAACGAAAAGCGTTTGTATCTTTCCAGTTTTTTTCAATAGCCTTCCCAAAAATATTTCCTAACATAGCACTTTCTGTCCCATCATAATCAAAATCTAAGGATTGATATGCTGACCACATATTTCTTTCATATACAATTTCTATACTTGTTTTTGAAGGTAGAGTATATGCGACTGCTAGACTAAATGTTGCAGGAAGAGGTATGCTAACACTCGTATACCCATCATAAGTAGTAGAAGTAATCCCTTCTGATAATTTTGCGTCACCTTCAACATTTAAACTAACATTAGAACGATATGTAGCCGCTAACTCTAAGTCTTTTGTAGGTTTGTACGCCAAAGCTAAGTTATAACCATAACTAAATGCATCACCCGTCATATCGCGAAAGGCATTAGCCCCACCTAATGCACCAACAGCACCATCACTTTTAACTATTCCGCTTGTGTGCAAAATTCTAAATCCAAAAGCAAACGAAACTTTATCATTAATTGGAATAGCAACACTAGGATTAATTTCTACAATTTGAAGAGTAAATTCTTCCGCTGAAGTTTTTGCAGGTTCTTTACTCCACCTTTTAGATAATCCACCTGGAGCAGTTATGCTAAGACCTATACGAGTCTCTCCAGCTTTGCCAGAAACATAATGAATAGATGGGATAAAAAATGATTCTGGCTCAGAGCTTAAACTACCATTAAATACAGTAGCTCCACTTGTATGCTTTCCATTATAATCAATAGCATCTAGTCCAATATAAGTCAAATCAACTTCTAAATGATTTTTATCTTCCATAAAGACCATGTTAGCAGGATTATAATAAGCTGCATCTGCACTTTTGTTATGTGCGATATTTGCTGCACTAAGTGCAACTGCGTTAAGTGAAGTCTCTGGAATTTTATATCCCCCTGCCATTAAAACTGAACTAGCCACAAGTGACATTAATACTATTTTTTTCATTCTTTTCTCCATCCCTTAAATATTTTCTTCAATCTTACATAAGTTTTGCTTAATCTACAAAAGAGTAAAGAAGTTCTATTTCATTTTTCCAGATTTTATCATCAATTGTTTCAAGTATAAGCGGTATATCATCCATGCGTTTATCATTCATCAAAAATCTAAAAGCATCTAGACCTATTTCTCCTTCTCCAAGAGAATGATGTCTGTCTTTTTTTGAACCTAAAGGCGGTTTAGAATCGTTTAAATGCATTCCCATTAAGTATTTAAACCCTACAATTTTTTCAAACTCAGCCCAAGTTTTATCGTAAGCCTCTCTTGTTCTTATGTCATAACCAGCTACAAACATATGACAAGTATCTATGCAGATGCCAACTCTGCTTTTGTCTTCTACCTTGTCGATTATTTGCGCTAGATGCTCAAACTTATAACCTAAGTTACTTCCTTGTCCTGCTGTGTTTTCTATGACAGCCTTTACGCCAGTAGTTTTATCAAGAGCCATATTTATAGACTCAGATATTTTACTTAAACATTCATCTTCACTTATCTCTTTTAAGTGACTCCCTGGGTGAAAGTTCAGTCTATCAAGACCAAGTTGTTCACATCGTTGTAACTCATCAACAAAAGCTACTCTACTTTTTATAAGCTTTTGCTCATCAGGGTGACCTAAATTTATAAGGTATGAATCATGGGGCAATATATGCTTCGCTAAAATTCCACTTTCTTCTAAAGCACTTTGAAATTTATCTATGGTTTGAGCATCTAGCTCTTTTGCATCCCATCTTCTTTGGTTTTTTGTAAAAAGGGCGAAGGCTTTTGCACCTATCTCTTTTGCATTTGTTACTGCATTAAAAACTCCACCACTTGCTGAAGTATGAGCTCCTACAAATTTTGTATTTATTTTATCCATTATTTTGTGTCCTTGATTTTGAAAATTATTTTATTTTTTTTATCTTTAAAAAATGTAACATTTGAAGTAACTCTGTATGTTATATCTACATTTTTATTTTTTATTTTTTGTAAAAAACCATCTTCTGCTTTTATAAGATTTTCTCCATCATAGATGCTATTTGATAAAAGTATATTTTGGAGTATATCACTAGGATATGTTTTGTTTAAGTAGTCTTCATTAAAGCCGCTTTTACTCATACAGCCTTCATTAACACAAATTAGATGATTTATTTCTATCTTTTGTATCGATTTTCCTGCACTAAAAAGTTCTAATTCTATAGCTTTATCACGGCTTCTAATGTAACCTAAGTCAGCAAACTTAATCTGCGGTGATTTTATAATGATGATTTTTGTTTGAGTCTTTTCATAGTTTTTAACACTACATGCACTAAAAAAAAGAATAACTGCTACTAATAGTAAGTATTTCATTTATTTTTGTATAAATTTTCTACACTTCTTCGCTGCACTTGTACCATAAATTATTTCCTTAAACTTCTCTATTATTTGAAATTATAATCAATTTTTAGTAAAATGTCATGTTTAACATATCTTACTTACTTTTTTATATCCTTATTTCTACGATAAACTCTGCCCCATTTTTTGTACTAAGCACCTTTATTTTCCCATTAAAATGTTTTTCAATAATGAGTTTAGATATATATAAACCTATACCACTACCCTCTAATTTTGTACTAAAATACAAATCAAAAATCTTTGCCATATGCTCTTTGGGGATTCCTTTAGCATTATCTTTTACACTAATGTAAAGAGTACTTTTACTTTTTTTCAAACTAATAAAGATAGAGGGTTCTTCTATCTTTTTCTCAACTAATGCATCTTTTGCATTTTCTAATAAATTTAAAAGTACCTGTGCAAGTTCATTTTTATAAGCAAATATTTCTTGTTCCTTATCTATGCTTTTGTGAACTTTAATACTATTTTGAGCAAAAGTGATATTTGAAATATTTAAAATCTCATCTACTAAATCATGTAGATTAAAGGAGACTTTTTCTTTATCTAATTTAAAAAAATTTCTAAAATCTTCTATTGTATTAGACATAAAGGTTAAAATATTTTCAGCTTTACTCACCTTTAAAATCATCATCTCTTTACTTAATTTATTCATTGAGTGTTTAAATTCAAGATTCATAAAAATAGATGAAAGCTCATTAATCGGCTGTCTCCATTGATGTGCAATACTGTTTATCATCTCACCTTGAGAACTAAGTTTTGCTTTTTGAATTAACACTTGTTCCTTTTCTTGATTTTTTAAAATCTCTGCTTTTACACGCTCATCAAGAATCTCATTTACCTTAAGTAACTCTTCCTCTCTTCTTAAGAGCATATAAGAGTAATATAAAAACAAAACAAAAAAGACAAAAGCGATAAATAATAAAATCATATTTCTCATTTTTTTAGATGCCATTAGTGACTCTTCCAGCGGTGTAGTTACCTCAATCACACCTCGTATATCTCCAACTTTCCATTTATTATTTTCCCACATTTTGTCTGAGTGATTGTTATGACAATTGACACAAGATATATTACTCATATAATCTGCTATAGCTACGATTAAGACAGCTTTACCATCAAGCTGCTTCTTTTTAATAACAATACCTCCACTACTTTCTATGTCCCTTAGGGTCTGCTTTTCATCTTGTGTTAAAACTCTATTTTTTCTATTTTTAAATGGAAAATTACTATATGTACTAAATTTAACTCCACTATTTTGCGAAAAAAGATCACTTAAATCATGAATAGTAGTTGCAGGGAGGGGAAGAATATGAGAACTATTTTTATGATTAACCCCAAAAGAGAGACTCTTTATATTACTATTTTTTATATCTTTAACAACCCAATCTAAATAATATGAGCGAGTTAATTTAATCTGTTCTACATTATTTTGACTATTTTTTTTAACCAATTCAATAAGATTTTTTTCTGTAATATAGGGAATAAAGAAGAACAATGAACTAATGATAATTATGGAGACCAACCAAATAGAAATCAATATTTTACTTTTAAAAAATAGCTTCAACATTAGATTCCTTTATATAATAAAATTATTATATAATAGTTTTTATCGAAGGGATTATATGACGAAAGAACTTATTTCACTATTAAACACTTCAACTATTCTTTTTGTAGAAGATGAAATTGGTATACAAGAAGAGATTGGGGAGATTCTTTGTGCAATTTTTAAAGAAGTTCATATAGCAAAAGATGGACTACATGCATTGTCTTTATATAAACAACATAAACCTGACTTAATTTTAAGTGATATTAAAATGCCAAAACTCAATGGGTTAATGATGATAAAACAGATTAGAAAAACTGATGAGACAACAGCAATCGCAATTATTAGTGCTCATACAGATTTAGACTTGATGCTTCTTGCAACAGAACTTAATTTACTCAAATATATTATTAAGCCAATTACAAAAAATAAACTTAATGAAGTTTTTGAAAAATTCCTTGAAAAAAAATCTACTGCTCAAGTGATAGCACTAGGAGATGGGTATATATTGGACAAGCACCAAAGTAGCATCATTTTTAAAGATATACATACTTCTCTTACAACAAAAGAATTAAACTTTTTATCCTTACTTCTAAAGAAAAAATCACTCATAAGTTATGATGAGATTGAATATGTACTAAAATTAGAAGTATTTTCTGAGCATGCTGTAAGACAGTTTATTAAAAAAATTCGTATAAAGTTGCCAAAAAATTACATACGAAATATTCAAAATCAAGGTTACACCATTAATACTCCTTTTATATAGACACAAATAAGACACAACCCTATATTACAATTTCACAAACCAAATTAAGGAATTCATAATGAAATCGATCAAAACTTTAACAATCTCTACGCTTCTTATAGCCTCTCTCTCTTCTAGTATTTATGCTAAAGAGTGTTTTAATGCAGACAATATTGATGTAAAATGGACATCTTTTAAAACATTGGCAAAAGTTGGTGTAAGTGGAACATTTAATGATGTAAAACTCACGACACCTAGAAATGCAAACTCACTAAAAACACTACTCAAAGATGCACAAATTGCTATCTCTTTCAAAAATATAGATGCAAAAAGCGCTGTCAAAAATGAGAATATATTAAAGTATTTTGTGGCTAATTTAGAGACTCAAAATATTACTGGTAAAATTACTGGTGTTAATCAAAAAGAACTTTTCGTTGAATTTCAGCTCAATAAAACTACTAAAATAATTCCAATGAAGTACCTTGTAAAAGATAATCAAGTAATAGCATCTGGTGTTATTGATGGTATGGATTTTGGAATGAAAAAAGCATTATTTGTATTAAATAAAAATGTAGCTGGACATCTAAATAAAGGTTGGTTTGATATCCCAATTTCATTTTCGATGAATCTTTCAAAACAGTGTAAATAGATGGGTTTCACTCTATTTACCTACTAATCTTCTTTAGACAGTTTTTTATAAAGTTTAATTCTCAAATTTGTGCTACACTTGTGTCATAAGAGAGAGTTTTTTCGGACGCTGCGAGGAGGGGTTTTTTATCAACCATTTGCTCGCCATCTTCATAAGATGGAACGGTGGACTTACCCTCTTTTTGTACATTGTTTTAGGAACTAACTCCTTATTTTCTCTCTTATCTCTTCTAACCCTGAATTCAAGTTACAAATGCAACAAAAACCTTTTTCATAATGCCATATTTCCAACAATTGTACCAAAGAAACCTTCGTATTCTTGCATTAATTTGAGCAGCTTCCGCACTATATTTAGAAGAAGTTTTTCTTGAAATTTTAATATTGCTCCAAATCTTAGTGGGTTTAGGTTTATATCTTACTACAATCAACCTCTATACATTTCTTTGATTTGTTGCACTTATTGGTTGAATGCAGGTTTTAAGATATCACGACCATTTGTATGTTTACTTAATGTGATTTCATAGGCGTTTGCTACTATCTCAGGTGTCTTTGCAATATCATCAACTTTGATTGGTATTTGACCTCATCTAAATTCAGCATCTATGCCATGCTTATCGAAGATATGGAGCATTGAATAGTTATCAATAATTCTGTGATAGCCACTTAAATTAATCGCTGTCTTTTCTTCTACCAATGTTACATAAGCTTCACCCACTTCATCTGTTTTGTTATAGCCCCCTTTCTCACTCGGATGCGCTATACTTACACGCACCTCATACCAAATAGAGCTTGAGTTATAGCCCCCTTTCTCACTCGGATGCGCTATACTTACACGCACCTCATACCAAATAGAGCTTGAGTTATAGCCCCCTTTCTCACTCGGATGCGCTATACTGACACCAAGAGGATTAAAAAGGCTACTTGAGTTATAGCCCCCTATACTACCCCAATAAGTCAAGACAACTTTTTCAAAAATCTAATTCCCTAAATACCTGTTACCCTATGCTACATTTTCACTAGATTTAGTGTAATTCTCATCATTGATTTTTAAACTATCATAATAAACATTCATAGGTTTTTTATATTTCAATGTCTCATGAAATCTTCTGTGATTATAAAATTCTATATAATCCTTAACATCACTTTTGAGAATTGATACTCTCTCATATTCATTGAGGTATATTTTTTCAACTTTAGCACTTCTCCAGAACCTCTCAATACAAATATTATCTGTTGCTCTACCTTTGCCATCCATAGAGATAATTATGTCATTATCTTTTAATGTTTGAGTGTGGATACAGCTTGTATATTGTGACCCTTGATCAGTATTAAATATCTCAGGCTTACCATAGAGTGCGAGTGCTTCATCTAGTACACCCATGACTAAATCTGTATCCATTGTGTTGGATATTCGCCAAGATAATATTGCTTTAGAATACCAATCAATTATGGCAGCCATATAGACCATACCACCTTTAATTTTAATATAGGTTATATCTGTTGACCATACTTGGTTTGCTCTTACGATATCTAATCCTCTTATTTTGTAAGAGTATTTATGATGTTGCTTGTCCGCCCAGCTTGTATTTAGTGGTCTTACAGCTAAAACAGCCTGTAATCCTAACTCTCTACGGTATGCCAGCACTGTGTTGGGACTGACACGAAAACCATCCTCTAGTAGTTGATGATACACTTTCATATAGCCATAGCTTGGTATCTCTTCAAATACTTTTTCTATATGTTTTTTAATTACATTTTTAGCAAGATTTACCATTGGTGCATAGAACAAATTACTTCTGTTATAGTTAATAAGATTACATTGTTTTACAACTGATAATGCCTTATTTTCATCTCTATCAATCAACTCCTTTTTATAGCTAGAGTCCAAGCTGCTTAACTTTCCCACCGCCCAGTCCTTCTCTACTGTTAGTTGACCTACAACCTTTGCATATTCATCAAGTTTAGCTTGTAATCTTACATTCTCTTCTTTGTACTCTTTAATTACTTTTGCAGGTTCCATCGCAACTTCTGCATTTTCCAAAAATATCTTCTTCCAATTTTGTAAGTTTTTTGGTGTGATATTATTTACACTTGCTATTTCATTTAGTGTCTTATCTTCTTTTAAAACTTCTAAAACTAACTTTGTCTTGAATTCTGCTGTATATGTTGTTCTTTTTCGACTCATAAGATTACCTTCTATTTTTATTGTTTAATTTTACTCTTTTAAGAATTAAACTTTAGAAATAGTTGTTTGATTTTCTTGGGGTAGTATAATAGCCCCCTTTCTCACTCGGATGCGCTATACTTTTTATTCCTGAACTACCGTAATTTCGCTAGTTATAGCCCCCTTTCTCACTCGGATGCGCTATACTAAAAAGATGATCACAGTGGAGTCAATTTATGTTATAGCCCCCTTTCTCACTCGGATGCGCTATACTTTTATTCCTGAACTACCGTAATTTCGCTAGTTATAGCCCCCTTTCTCACTCGGATGCGCTATACTCGTAAGGTGATGCTTGAGTTTATGAATGAGTTATAGCCCCCTTTCTCACTCGGATGCGCTATACTCAGTCTGTTTGCCATTGCATTTTTAATAGCGTTATAGCCCCCTTTCTCACTCGGATGCGCTATACTAATCAATGAGCATATCAAAAGTCCCATACAGTTATAGCCCCCTTTCTCACTCGGATGCGCTATACTCAACTGCGGGCGGGCGTGCCGACTCTACAGGTTATAGCCCCCTTTCTCACTCGGATGCGCTATACTAATACAAAGAGAAGAAACAAGAGTTAAAGAGTTATAGCCCCCTTTCTCACTCGGATGCGCTATACTGAAACAGTAGTAGAAGTGATTGAAATTTTGTTATAGCCCCCTTTCTCACTCGGATGCGCTATACTAGATGCTGCGTTCATTGGAGCGAGTACTGAGTTATAGCCCCCTTTCTCACTCGGATGCGCTATACTTGATGCTCAAAACACAGGATTAACAGGTGGGTTATAGCCCCCTTTCTCACTCGGATGCGCTATACTATCACACAAGTACTTGCAGATATAGGTCAAGTTATAGCCCCCTTTCTCACTCGGATGCGCTATACTTGAATAATGATTGCCTCTAAGGTCGAGGTCGTTATAGCCCCCTTTCTCACTCGGATGCGCTATACTGAGCCTTATGACTTTAATATCACTTCCAATGTTATAGCCCCCTTTCTCACTCGGATGCGCTATACTCCTCCTAAAAATACTCCGCTCATCATTGCGTTATAGCCCCCTTTCTCACTCGGATGCGCTATACTAGTTGTAAAAGTTATCATTGAGCTGATGTTGTTATAGCCCCCTTTCTCACTCGGATGCGCTATACTACCTACAGAAGCTTTGCAATGGCGAATCGTGTTATAGCCCCCTTTCTCACTCGGATGCGCTATACTACTAGCTTTTAAACCCCTCTAGTTAGTGGGTTTAATCGCTAATTCTTTTTTAAAAATATCTCTAAATTATTTAAATAATATTGATTTTAGTGTATTTTTTTAAGTTTTTTTATTTTATTTTTAAGTATTTTTATCAATTTGCAGAGTATTTTGTTTCATTTTTACCCACTTCATTAAAAAAGTAATAGTTGCTTTTTTTCTAACTTCTCTTCTTCTTTTTTTATACCAACTAATGTTTCCATTTTAGAATACTGTAAATCGGTAATAGAGAGCATCCGTATATGTCCTTTTGCTGGGATATGCTCTTTCACTCTTTTTTTATGAGTATCTAAACTATCATCACCCTTACAAATTCTACTATATACTGAAAACTGCATCATTGTAAAACCATCTTTGAGCAAAAATCTTCTAAAATTAGTATATTTTTTTCGCTCTTT containing:
- a CDS encoding OmpP1/FadL family transporter, translated to MKKIVLMSLVASSVLMAGGYKIPETSLNAVALSAANIAHNKSADAAYYNPANMVFMEDKNHLEVDLTYIGLDAIDYNGKHTSGATVFNGSLSSEPESFFIPSIHYVSGKAGETRIGLSITAPGGLSKRWSKEPAKTSAEEFTLQIVEINPSVAIPINDKVSFAFGFRILHTSGIVKSDGAVGALGGANAFRDMTGDAFSYGYNLALAYKPTKDLELAATYRSNVSLNVEGDAKLSEGITSTTYDGYTSVSIPLPATFSLAVAYTLPSKTSIEIVYERNMWSAYQSLDFDYDGTESAMLGNIFGKAIEKNWKDTNAFRLGITQELKNMTIMAGMVYDQSPVPEKTIGFELPDSNSLAISLGGRYQINEQLDVGLSVLYSMRESRTVKNDNLDGEFSNGNVLIVSAGVGYKF
- the nfo gene encoding deoxyribonuclease IV — its product is MDKINTKFVGAHTSASGGVFNAVTNAKEIGAKAFALFTKNQRRWDAKELDAQTIDKFQSALEESGILAKHILPHDSYLINLGHPDEQKLIKSRVAFVDELQRCEQLGLDRLNFHPGSHLKEISEDECLSKISESINMALDKTTGVKAVIENTAGQGSNLGYKFEHLAQIIDKVEDKSRVGICIDTCHMFVAGYDIRTREAYDKTWAEFEKIVGFKYLMGMHLNDSKPPLGSKKDRHHSLGEGEIGLDAFRFLMNDKRMDDIPLILETIDDKIWKNEIELLYSFVD
- a CDS encoding ATP-binding protein, translating into MLKLFFKSKILISIWLVSIIIISSLFFFIPYITEKNLIELVKKNSQNNVEQIKLTRSYYLDWVVKDIKNSNIKSLSFGVNHKNSSHILPLPATTIHDLSDLFSQNSGVKFSTYSNFPFKNRKNRVLTQDEKQTLRDIESSGGIVIKKKQLDGKAVLIVAIADYMSNISCVNCHNNHSDKMWENNKWKVGDIRGVIEVTTPLEESLMASKKMRNMILLFIAFVFFVLFLYYSYMLLRREEELLKVNEILDERVKAEILKNQEKEQVLIQKAKLSSQGEMINSIAHQWRQPINELSSIFMNLEFKHSMNKLSKEMMILKVSKAENILTFMSNTIEDFRNFFKLDKEKVSFNLHDLVDEILNISNITFAQNSIKVHKSIDKEQEIFAYKNELAQVLLNLLENAKDALVEKKIEEPSIFISLKKSKSTLYISVKDNAKGIPKEHMAKIFDLYFSTKLEGSGIGLYISKLIIEKHFNGKIKVLSTKNGAEFIVEIRI
- a CDS encoding response regulator transcription factor, translated to MTKELISLLNTSTILFVEDEIGIQEEIGEILCAIFKEVHIAKDGLHALSLYKQHKPDLILSDIKMPKLNGLMMIKQIRKTDETTAIAIISAHTDLDLMLLATELNLLKYIIKPITKNKLNEVFEKFLEKKSTAQVIALGDGYILDKHQSSIIFKDIHTSLTTKELNFLSLLLKKKSLISYDEIEYVLKLEVFSEHAVRQFIKKIRIKLPKNYIRNIQNQGYTINTPFI
- a CDS encoding IS3 family transposase, translating into MSRKRTTYTAEFKTKLVLEVLKEDKTLNEIASVNNITPKNLQNWKKIFLENAEVAMEPAKVIKEYKEENVRLQAKLDEYAKVVGQLTVEKDWAVGKLSSLDSSYKKELIDRDENKALSVVKQCNLINYNRSNLFYAPMVNLAKNVIKKHIEKVFEEIPSYGYMKVYHQLLEDGFRVSPNTVLAYRRELGLQAVLAVRPLNTSWADKQHHKYSYKIRGLDIVRANQVWSTDITYIKIKGGMVYMAAIIDWYSKAILSWRISNTMDTDLVMGVLDEALALYGKPEIFNTDQGSQYTSCIHTQTLKDNDIIISMDGKGRATDNICIERFWRSAKVEKIYLNEYERVSILKSDVKDYIEFYNHRRFHETLKYKKPMNVYYDSLKINDENYTKSSENVA
- the cas2 gene encoding CRISPR-associated endonuclease Cas2 encodes the protein MSSSRFMWIFVFFDLPTKTKKERKKYTNFRRFLLKDGFTMMQFSVYSRICKGDDSLDTHKKRVKEHIPAKGHIRMLSITDLQYSKMETLVGIKKEEEKLEKKQLLLF